A window of Amycolatopsis australiensis contains these coding sequences:
- a CDS encoding TrmH family RNA methyltransferase produces MTGSFPRPGADPFTERTPRVVAARKLTRRAERDKTGRFLAEGANAVEAALAGGTVHELFVTERAAAQHTELVEAARAAGVGVSLITERAASGLSETVTPQGIAAVCSTVDRPLETAVTPGARLVVVLVDVADPGNAGTVIRVADAAGADAVVLAGDTVDPHNGKCVRAAAGSLFHLPVARVRDVPAALAACSAAGLRTFAAHGYADAELDRVDLAGPTAWVFGNEAHGLPADVLARTDLAVRIPLYGKAESLNLATAAAVCVYTSAMVARR; encoded by the coding sequence CTGACCGGCAGCTTTCCCCGACCCGGGGCGGATCCGTTCACCGAGCGGACCCCCCGGGTTGTTGCTGCGCGCAAGCTGACGCGGCGTGCGGAACGTGACAAGACCGGCCGCTTCCTGGCCGAAGGCGCCAACGCCGTCGAAGCCGCCCTGGCGGGTGGCACGGTGCACGAGCTGTTCGTCACCGAGCGCGCGGCGGCGCAGCACACGGAGCTGGTGGAGGCCGCCCGCGCGGCCGGCGTCGGCGTGTCGCTCATCACCGAGCGCGCGGCGAGCGGGCTGAGCGAAACCGTGACGCCCCAAGGCATCGCGGCCGTGTGCTCGACGGTCGACCGCCCGCTCGAAACGGCCGTGACCCCCGGCGCCCGGCTCGTCGTGGTGCTGGTGGACGTGGCCGACCCCGGCAACGCGGGCACGGTGATCCGCGTCGCCGACGCGGCGGGTGCCGACGCCGTCGTCCTCGCGGGCGACACCGTCGACCCGCACAACGGCAAGTGCGTCCGCGCGGCCGCCGGCAGCCTGTTCCACCTGCCCGTCGCGCGGGTCCGGGACGTCCCGGCCGCGCTGGCGGCGTGTTCGGCGGCCGGCCTGCGGACGTTCGCCGCGCACGGCTACGCCGACGCCGAACTCGATCGGGTGGATCTCGCCGGGCCGACGGCCTGGGTGTTCGGCAACGAAGCCCACGGCCTGCCCGCCGACGTCCTCGCCCGGACGGACCTGGCGGTCCGGATCCCGCTGTACGGCAAGGCCGAGAGCCTCAACCTCGCCACGGCGGCGGCCGTCTGCGTCTACACGAGCGCCATGGTGGCGCGGCGGTAG
- the infC gene encoding translation initiation factor IF-3, with protein sequence MWAPGRNENRKHSSDQGGPISSETRINDRIRVPEVRLVGPAGEQVGIVRIEDALRLAQENDLDLVEVAPQARPPVCKLMDFGKFKYESAQKARESRRNQQLTVIKEQKLRPKIDQHDYETKKGHVSRFLAAGNKVKVTIMFRGREQSRPELGFRLLQKLADDVTELGFVESSPKQDGRNMIMVLAPHKNVKPKAKAEQAPEG encoded by the coding sequence ATGTGGGCACCAGGTCGAAACGAGAACAGGAAACATTCCTCGGACCAAGGAGGCCCCATCAGCTCCGAGACACGCATCAACGACCGAATCCGGGTGCCGGAGGTCCGCCTCGTCGGGCCCGCCGGCGAACAGGTCGGCATCGTCCGGATCGAGGATGCGCTGCGCCTGGCGCAGGAGAACGACCTCGACCTCGTCGAGGTCGCGCCGCAGGCCCGCCCGCCGGTGTGCAAGCTCATGGACTTCGGCAAGTTCAAGTACGAGAGCGCGCAGAAGGCCCGTGAGTCGCGGCGCAACCAGCAGCTGACCGTCATCAAGGAACAGAAGCTGCGCCCCAAGATCGACCAGCACGACTACGAGACCAAGAAGGGTCACGTGTCGCGCTTCCTGGCGGCGGGCAACAAGGTCAAGGTCACGATCATGTTCCGTGGTCGCGAGCAGTCCCGGCCGGAGCTCGGCTTCCGGCTGCTGCAGAAGCTCGCCGACGACGTGACCGAGCTGGGCTTCGTCGAGTCGTCGCCCAAGCAGGACGGTCGCAACATGATCATGGTGCTGGCCCCGCACAAGAACGTGAAGCCGAAGGCGAAGGCCGAGCAGGCTCCCGAAGGCTGA
- the pheT gene encoding phenylalanine--tRNA ligase subunit beta, protein MRVPVSWLTEHLDIGEEVTPQDLADAFVRIGIEVDDLRELGPVTGPLVVGRVADIEELTEFKKPIRFCRVDVGEVAEEPVVDEDDEDEDDDEAGEFEDEGPHGIKTRGIVCGARNFVEGDLVVVALPGAVLPGDFTIASRKTYGRVSDGMICSARELGLGDDHSGILVLPPGTASPGDDATELLGLGDTVIEVAPTPDRGYALSVRGLARELSNALDVAFGDPALLEVPAAEGDAWPVHVEDPEGCPRFVLRRVTGLDATAPTPWWMRRRLMLAGIRSISLAVDVTNYVMLELGHPLHAFATKSIQGDLVVRRAKPGEKLTTLDDVERTLDPDDVVIADDSGVISLAGTMGGASTEITPESTDVLLEAAHWNPAAISRTARRHKLFSEAAKRFERFTDPQLCPAAVELAARLLRQYGDAAIQPGRTDEGAVAPNPPVVMPINLPDKVAGVNYQRGVTVRRLTQIGCKVSVGTGDDGTGLVTAIPPSWRGDLRQPADLVEEVLRLEGYDSIPSTLPAAPAGRGLTDEQRRSRNVARALAEAGYVEVRPFPFVGDAVWDAFGLPADDVRRNTVKVRNPLEADRNRLATTLLPGLLDTLQRNVSRGMKDVSLFHIGQVVLPAPNPLKVPDLGVDRRPTDEELALLEAAVPQQPLHVAVVLAGQRQRAGWWGQGEQANWADAVQAARTVAEAAGVELTVQAADLPPWHPGRCAQLRIGDWPVGHAGELHPKVVEALGLPPRTVAMELDLDAIPLPDSRPAPSVSGYPPVLLDVALVAAAEVPSADLAAVLREGAGELLEDITLFDVYAGEQVGEGKRSLAYKLRFRAADRTLTVDEATKARDAAVAAAAERFDATLRA, encoded by the coding sequence GTGCGAGTCCCCGTCAGCTGGCTGACCGAGCACCTCGACATCGGCGAGGAGGTCACGCCGCAGGACCTGGCCGACGCGTTCGTGCGGATCGGGATCGAGGTCGACGACCTGCGCGAGCTGGGGCCGGTGACCGGTCCGCTGGTCGTCGGCCGCGTCGCCGACATCGAAGAGCTGACCGAGTTCAAGAAGCCGATCCGGTTCTGCCGCGTCGACGTCGGCGAAGTGGCCGAAGAGCCCGTCGTCGACGAGGACGACGAAGACGAGGACGACGACGAGGCCGGCGAGTTCGAGGACGAGGGCCCGCACGGCATCAAGACCCGCGGCATCGTCTGCGGCGCACGCAACTTCGTCGAGGGCGACCTCGTCGTGGTGGCGCTGCCCGGCGCGGTCCTGCCCGGCGACTTCACGATCGCCTCGCGCAAGACCTACGGCCGCGTCAGCGACGGCATGATCTGCTCGGCCCGCGAGCTCGGCCTCGGCGACGACCACAGCGGCATCCTGGTGCTGCCGCCGGGCACCGCGAGCCCGGGCGACGACGCCACCGAGCTGCTCGGCCTCGGCGACACGGTGATCGAGGTGGCCCCGACCCCGGACCGCGGCTACGCGCTGTCCGTCCGCGGCCTGGCGCGCGAGCTGTCGAACGCGCTGGACGTCGCGTTCGGCGACCCGGCGCTGCTCGAGGTCCCGGCCGCCGAGGGCGACGCGTGGCCGGTGCACGTCGAGGACCCGGAGGGCTGCCCGCGGTTCGTGCTGCGCCGGGTCACCGGCCTGGACGCGACCGCGCCGACGCCGTGGTGGATGCGCCGCCGGCTGATGCTGGCCGGCATCCGGTCGATCTCACTGGCCGTCGACGTCACCAACTATGTGATGCTCGAGCTCGGGCACCCGCTGCACGCGTTCGCGACCAAGTCCATCCAGGGCGACCTGGTGGTGCGCCGGGCCAAGCCGGGCGAGAAGCTGACCACGCTGGACGACGTCGAGCGCACGCTCGACCCGGACGACGTCGTCATCGCCGACGACAGCGGCGTCATCTCGCTGGCCGGCACGATGGGCGGCGCGAGCACGGAGATCACGCCGGAGAGCACCGACGTGCTGCTCGAGGCGGCGCACTGGAACCCGGCGGCGATCAGCCGCACCGCGCGGCGGCACAAGCTGTTCTCCGAAGCGGCGAAGCGGTTCGAGCGGTTCACCGACCCGCAGCTGTGCCCGGCCGCGGTCGAGCTGGCCGCGCGGCTGCTGCGCCAGTACGGCGACGCCGCCATCCAGCCGGGCCGCACCGACGAGGGCGCGGTCGCGCCGAACCCGCCGGTCGTGATGCCGATCAACCTGCCCGACAAGGTCGCGGGCGTGAACTACCAGCGCGGCGTGACGGTCCGCCGGCTCACCCAGATCGGCTGCAAGGTCTCGGTCGGCACGGGCGACGACGGCACCGGCCTGGTCACGGCGATCCCGCCGAGCTGGCGCGGCGACCTGCGCCAGCCGGCCGACCTCGTCGAAGAGGTGCTGCGGCTGGAGGGCTACGACAGCATCCCGTCGACGCTGCCGGCGGCCCCGGCCGGCCGAGGCCTGACCGACGAGCAGCGGCGCAGCCGCAACGTCGCGCGTGCCCTGGCTGAGGCGGGATACGTCGAGGTGCGGCCGTTCCCGTTCGTCGGTGACGCGGTGTGGGACGCCTTCGGCCTGCCGGCGGACGACGTCCGCCGCAACACGGTCAAGGTCCGCAACCCGCTGGAGGCCGACCGCAACAGGCTGGCGACCACGCTGCTGCCGGGCCTGCTGGACACGTTGCAGCGCAACGTGTCCCGCGGGATGAAGGACGTTTCGCTGTTCCACATCGGCCAGGTCGTGCTGCCCGCGCCGAACCCGCTGAAGGTCCCGGACCTCGGCGTCGACCGCCGCCCGACGGACGAGGAACTCGCGCTCCTCGAGGCGGCGGTGCCACAGCAGCCGCTGCACGTGGCGGTGGTCCTGGCCGGCCAGCGGCAGCGCGCGGGCTGGTGGGGCCAGGGCGAGCAGGCGAACTGGGCGGACGCGGTCCAGGCCGCCCGGACGGTCGCGGAGGCCGCCGGGGTGGAGCTGACGGTGCAGGCGGCGGACCTGCCGCCGTGGCACCCGGGCCGCTGCGCCCAGCTGCGGATCGGCGACTGGCCGGTCGGCCACGCCGGCGAGCTGCACCCGAAGGTGGTCGAGGCACTGGGCCTGCCCCCGCGGACGGTCGCGATGGAGCTGGACCTGGACGCGATCCCGCTGCCGGACTCCCGCCCGGCCCCGAGCGTGTCGGGCTACCCGCCGGTGCTGCTGGACGTCGCCCTGGTGGCGGCCGCGGAAGTGCCATCGGCGGATCTGGCGGCGGTGCTGCGCGAAGGCGCGGGCGAGCTGCTGGAAGACATCACACTGTTCGACGTGTACGCGGGCGAGCAGGTGGGCGAGGGCAAGCGTTCGCTGGCGTACAAGCTGCGCTTCCGCGCAGCGGACCGCACGCTGACGGTGGACGAGGCAACCAAGGCCCGCGACGCGGCAGTAGCGGCGGCGGCAGAGCGCTTCGACGCGACACTGCGCGCCTGA
- a CDS encoding DUF6159 family protein has translation MGRLARSFALFSASLKVLRAHKALAWFPVLAGISGLLVAGAFLTPAFFTAHVQAGNVQPSAGTWVLLAVCYVASAFVTIFFNAALISQADVALRGDGGIPGVGAGLAAAGRRWPALLGWAGLTATVTLLLRTIEERLGFLGSIVSSLVGLAWRLTTFLVLPVVMLEGAGVKPGVKRSVELFRRTWGENVAGSAGIGVVGFLLSLAGYAVLLLAGFLLGGTATLFACLGLAIVWTLLVAVFTTTLSGIYQTALYRYAADGVVPGEFATVDFGAVFRER, from the coding sequence ATGGGCAGGCTCGCTCGTTCGTTCGCGCTGTTCTCCGCTTCGCTGAAGGTGCTGCGCGCCCACAAGGCGCTCGCGTGGTTCCCGGTGCTCGCCGGGATCTCCGGGCTGCTGGTCGCCGGTGCGTTCCTGACGCCCGCGTTCTTCACCGCGCACGTCCAGGCCGGGAACGTCCAGCCCAGCGCCGGTACCTGGGTGCTGCTGGCGGTGTGCTACGTCGCGTCGGCGTTCGTCACGATCTTCTTCAACGCCGCCCTGATCTCCCAGGCGGACGTCGCGCTGCGCGGCGACGGCGGCATCCCGGGGGTCGGCGCTGGCCTGGCCGCGGCGGGCCGCCGCTGGCCGGCGCTGCTCGGCTGGGCCGGTCTCACCGCGACGGTCACCTTGCTCCTGCGCACGATCGAGGAGCGCCTCGGCTTCCTCGGGAGCATCGTCAGCAGCCTGGTCGGGCTGGCGTGGCGGCTCACGACGTTCCTCGTGCTGCCGGTCGTCATGCTCGAAGGCGCCGGAGTCAAGCCCGGCGTCAAGCGTTCGGTCGAGCTGTTCCGCCGGACGTGGGGTGAGAACGTCGCGGGCAGCGCCGGCATCGGCGTGGTCGGATTCCTGCTCAGCCTCGCCGGCTACGCCGTGCTGCTGCTCGCCGGCTTCCTGCTCGGCGGCACCGCGACCCTGTTCGCCTGCCTCGGCCTCGCGATCGTCTGGACGCTGCTGGTCGCCGTCTTCACCACGACGCTGTCGGGCATCTACCAGACGGCGCTGTACCGCTACGCCGCCGACGGCGTCGTACCGGGCGAATTCGCCACGGTCGACTTCGGCGCCGTGTTCCGCGAGCGCTGA
- a CDS encoding DUF1844 domain-containing protein, producing the protein MSDQPAEQPPYSPEARHLEDIPSVEVISRAAVMLLSAGAERLGLADADPATSPHRDLDEARRLITALAGLVTASAEYLGLHAGPLRDGLQSLQKAFREASVVPDPPGQGPGEKYTGPVY; encoded by the coding sequence GTGTCAGATCAACCCGCCGAACAGCCCCCGTATTCCCCCGAAGCCCGCCACCTGGAGGACATCCCCAGCGTGGAGGTGATCAGCCGCGCCGCCGTCATGCTGCTGTCGGCCGGCGCGGAACGGCTCGGCCTCGCCGACGCCGACCCGGCGACGTCCCCGCACCGCGACCTCGACGAAGCCCGCCGCCTGATCACGGCGCTGGCCGGGCTCGTCACCGCGTCCGCGGAGTACCTGGGCCTGCACGCCGGACCGCTGCGCGACGGCCTGCAGTCGCTCCAGAAGGCCTTCCGGGAGGCCTCCGTGGTGCCCGACCCGCCCGGTCAGGGCCCTGGGGAAAAGTACACCGGCCCGGTTTACTGA
- the rplT gene encoding 50S ribosomal protein L20: MARVKRAVNAQKKRRATLELASGYRGQRSRLYRKAKEQTLHSLNYAYRDRRARKGDFRQLWITRINAAARANGVTYNRFIQGIKAAGVEVDRKILADLAVNDAAAFTALAELAKANVNTGEKKSA, from the coding sequence GTGGCACGCGTCAAGCGGGCGGTCAACGCCCAGAAGAAGCGTCGCGCAACTCTCGAACTGGCCAGCGGCTACCGCGGCCAGCGTTCGCGGCTGTACCGCAAGGCCAAGGAGCAGACGCTTCACTCGCTCAACTACGCCTACCGGGACCGCCGTGCCCGCAAGGGTGACTTCCGCCAGCTGTGGATCACCCGCATCAACGCGGCCGCCCGTGCCAACGGCGTGACCTACAACCGGTTCATCCAGGGCATCAAGGCCGCGGGTGTCGAGGTCGACCGCAAGATCCTCGCGGACCTCGCCGTCAACGACGCCGCCGCCTTCACCGCGCTGGCCGAGCTCGCCAAGGCCAACGTGAACACCGGCGAAAAGAAGTCGGCCTGA
- a CDS encoding GntR family transcriptional regulator yields the protein MLDVSLSKVTRPLLRDEAYDRIRRAIVDGSLPPGTPLRDADLADQLGLSRAPVRQALLRLTDDGLVESKPQSYTRVSEVMSPDVLDAREIVRLLHEFAVREAAAKCRPADVAAMRAANDRFAAAIEAGDVDAAMRADDELHGIPVRLAGNAAVAATLDRYTPLLRRLEHARFSSALAWKSVARHTRLIDALEARDTGTAVSVISTIWTDLLEDR from the coding sequence ATGTTAGATGTGAGTCTCTCGAAGGTCACTCGCCCGCTGCTTCGCGACGAGGCCTATGACCGCATCCGCCGCGCGATCGTCGACGGCAGCCTGCCGCCCGGCACGCCGCTGCGTGACGCCGATCTCGCGGACCAGCTCGGGCTGTCCCGGGCGCCGGTGCGGCAGGCCCTGCTGCGGCTGACCGACGACGGCCTCGTCGAGTCCAAGCCCCAGAGCTACACCCGGGTCTCCGAGGTGATGTCGCCCGACGTCCTCGACGCCCGGGAGATCGTCCGGCTGCTGCACGAGTTCGCGGTGCGGGAAGCCGCCGCGAAGTGCCGGCCGGCCGACGTCGCCGCCATGCGCGCGGCCAACGACCGCTTCGCCGCGGCCATCGAGGCGGGCGACGTCGACGCGGCGATGCGGGCCGACGACGAACTGCACGGCATCCCCGTGCGGCTGGCGGGCAACGCCGCCGTCGCCGCGACCCTCGACCGCTACACGCCGCTGCTGCGCCGCCTGGAGCACGCCCGGTTCAGCTCCGCACTGGCCTGGAAGTCGGTGGCCCGGCACACGCGGCTCATCGACGCACTGGAAGCCCGCGACACCGGCACGGCGGTCTCCGTGATCTCGACCATCTGGACCGATCTGCTGGAGGACCGATGA
- the pheS gene encoding phenylalanine--tRNA ligase subunit alpha — MSGATEKEAQGAVLAPETLQEAVKAAEAAFAAATGLEALAEVKPAHLGDHSPLLLARREIGALPKEEKAEAGKRVNEARQAVQAAFDARRAELQAERDERVLREEAVDVTLPWDRVPRGARHPISTISERVADAFVAMGYEVAEGPELEAEWFNFDALNFGKDHPARQLQDTFYVGEEDSGLVLRTHTSPVQARTLLHRDLPVYVVCPGRTYRTDELDATHTPVFTQVEGLAVDKGITMAHLKGTLDAFARAMFGESSKTRLRPHFFPFTEPSAEVDVWFEEKKGGPGWVEWGGCGMVNPNVLRACGVDPEVYSGFAFGMGIERTLQFRNGIPDMRDMVEGDVRFTLPFGTEA, encoded by the coding sequence ATGTCCGGAGCCACGGAGAAGGAAGCCCAGGGCGCGGTGCTCGCCCCCGAGACGCTGCAGGAAGCGGTCAAGGCCGCCGAAGCCGCGTTCGCCGCCGCCACCGGGCTCGAAGCACTGGCCGAGGTCAAGCCGGCTCATCTCGGCGACCACTCGCCGCTGCTGCTGGCCCGCCGGGAGATCGGCGCCCTGCCCAAGGAAGAGAAGGCCGAGGCGGGCAAGCGCGTCAACGAGGCCCGCCAGGCCGTCCAGGCCGCGTTCGACGCCCGCCGTGCCGAGCTGCAGGCGGAGCGTGACGAGCGCGTGCTGCGCGAAGAAGCCGTCGACGTCACCCTCCCGTGGGACCGCGTCCCGCGCGGGGCCCGGCACCCGATCAGCACCATCTCCGAGCGCGTCGCGGACGCGTTCGTCGCGATGGGCTACGAGGTGGCCGAAGGCCCGGAGCTGGAAGCCGAGTGGTTCAACTTCGACGCGCTGAACTTCGGCAAGGACCACCCGGCCCGCCAGCTGCAGGACACCTTCTACGTCGGCGAAGAGGATTCCGGCCTGGTGCTGCGCACGCACACCTCGCCGGTGCAGGCCCGCACGCTGCTGCACCGCGACCTGCCGGTGTACGTCGTCTGCCCGGGCCGGACGTACCGGACCGACGAGCTGGACGCCACCCACACCCCGGTCTTCACCCAGGTCGAGGGCCTGGCGGTGGACAAGGGCATCACCATGGCGCACCTCAAGGGCACGCTGGACGCCTTCGCCCGCGCGATGTTCGGCGAGAGCTCGAAGACGCGCCTGCGTCCGCACTTCTTCCCGTTCACCGAGCCGTCCGCGGAGGTGGACGTCTGGTTCGAGGAGAAGAAGGGCGGCCCCGGCTGGGTCGAGTGGGGCGGCTGCGGCATGGTCAACCCGAACGTGCTGCGCGCCTGCGGCGTCGACCCCGAGGTGTACTCGGGCTTCGCCTTCGGCATGGGCATCGAGCGCACCCTGCAGTTCCGCAACGGGATCCCGGACATGCGCGACATGGTGGAAGGCGACGTCCGCTTCACCCTTCCCTTCGGAACGGAGGCGTAG
- the rpmI gene encoding 50S ribosomal protein L35 — MPKMKTHSGTSKRVRVTGTGKLRRQKAGRRHLMEKKSSRLTRRLEGTTELAKTEVGRVKRLLGR; from the coding sequence ATGCCGAAGATGAAGACCCACAGCGGGACGTCCAAGCGGGTCCGCGTGACGGGCACGGGCAAGCTGCGCCGCCAGAAGGCCGGCCGCCGGCACCTGATGGAGAAGAAGTCCAGCCGCCTCACCCGCCGCCTCGAGGGCACCACCGAGCTGGCGAAGACCGAGGTCGGCCGCGTCAAGCGCCTCCTCGGCCGCTGA